The Carassius gibelio isolate Cgi1373 ecotype wild population from Czech Republic chromosome A1, carGib1.2-hapl.c, whole genome shotgun sequence region TGATCCAGGGCTGCTGACTGAAGCACAAGGTAAATCATTGCTTTGTAGGTTACttgactgtgtttgtgtttagtGGAGGAATGTGTTAAACTATTAAAGTGTGTTTTTGTGGGTGTGTGCAGATGCTGCTCCTGCAGTGTCGTGGCCCCTGAGGCTAGATTAGGCCTGTACAGACTGAATGTGTGTCAGCACGCATGTCCTGTCACACCTCACCGTATGTGTCCAAAGGTCTGCTAGACCTTGTGCAATTTCACTCAGTACGACTATTAGGGGGAAAGCAGCTGGAAGAAGGAGTGAAACAGCGTAACTTCTGCATTACAAATAACGGTAGGTTCACCTTTCATCTTTTTCAGCTTTTACTCTCATATTCTGCATGTTGTTGTAAGATGTGAGACAGCTTCATTGAATTCTCATAGTTTGACAGAGGCACAGAACACTTCATTCTGAAGGAAAACAGCAAAACTCCCTCTAGCAATGGAGCTTAAATAAACCACGGTGTTCTTAAAGGGATAAACGCATTGATAAAAACCCGCCAAATGAGAATCAATAATAAAGTTGGCTATAGTTATCGGCCAAACCTTATCAGAAACTGCAGTATTACAGTTTGCATGGAATTCTAGAAATGTGATGAATGCCACAGACATACAAACTGTCTACTAAAGAAAAGTGTTTGTGACTCGCACAACTTCTGTCTTTTATGTTGTGATCAGAGAAGTCCATCTATGAAGAtcaatgatatatttttttctcaaaaactccATGTGGTGACACACATATGGATCATTCTTCAGAttcattaaatataaacatttttttgttaaacacTTCCACATCAGttgttattttaatacaattgaTATACTATATATTCGTTTTTATTTCAATAGCTTCTGTTTTCGATGTGTGTAATTTTGCTagctttttaataactaattctAGTTTTGATCAGTgtgttttagttaatttagtagGCTACTTCCAATTAAACTAAACCAaagtgagaaatgttgcctttaaaacaatttaaaaatagttagggttgaaaaagttttttaaaagtatttattaggTTTAGTTAGTTGTTGATAACTGAAACCCTGCCTCCAttgctttattttcatttacCCATTAATGTCCAGTTAAAAATTGTTTTTCTCAACCCCAACAAGTGTCTTTTGTTCTCATTAACAGTGCAGTTTTCAGTCTATTGTGCCAGCCATGCAAAATGTCAGTATGTGAGCCTTGTTCTGTTAGCCTCCGCTAtgagataattaattaatttattaactctCTCGTCAGTTCTACAAATCATCAGTCATAATAACTACATAATAATGTGATACCATCAGTTTAAAATAATATCGATTCAGTGCAGgttcatttgaattaatttaaaacaaaagagAGCATGTTTACACTAATGCATTTAATGGAAGACAAATTGAACTGGTGACTTTCACCATGCCATAGAGCTTGATTTGTACTGGCCACACCTCTTTCTCACCCACTGCTGGAGATTATTTGCAAATGCAAATTGAAAAGTGGTAGgctaataaaatctatttaaaaggatagttcacccaaaaattatcctatgatttacttaccctcaagccatcctaggtgtaaatGACATTTCTCTTTCAGGCGAATACAATTGGAGCTATATTAAAACATTTCCAGGCTAATACATGCTTCATAATGGGAGTGGATGGTAGCCAaaaatgtaaagtataaaaaACACACCCATCAATTATAAAAGAAATCCTCATGgctcaggggggggggggggggggggtttaataaaggccttctgaagtgaagcgATGTATTCgtgtaagaaaaatgtacacatttagACCTTAATCTCTAGCTTTCGCTAACTGTCGTATGCGTGTTTATTGGGGAAAACTCTGTCTCTCCCgctttattaagttaatttagaaaaaagttTGGAGCATTTTTGGAacacgtttgatcaatttaacccTTTCTCAATTCATCACAACTTGcctaaataaaatctatagatataaaacagttcaagcatataacaatgtttaaacattaaacctagataaatgtccACTATATCCAATTGGTTGTGTGGAAAGTGCAAGCTAGTGCGCTTTGCATGGAgtgatcacttgcattttttttgtggATAGACTATTATTTTTGCTCAgaaaggtaagagtaatacatcattcataactgtaaagggtctacttgtaTTTGTGTGCAATCACAATATCAAtcaaatgttgtgcttttataaaataaagaaaacaaacatgatgcgctTTTAGCCATCTCATCTTGAAAAAGAGCGtttcacaaaaatgaaccgaaactaagtgaatttaattttttttttttggacttcaAATTATCGGCTACAATACACTCCCATTATAAAACATGGATTAGCctggacatttttaaatataactccgATTGTATTCACCTGAAAGAGTAAtgtcatatacatctaggatggcttgagggtgagtaaatcatgggttaattttcatttttgtgtgaactatccctttaatacagtGCGTCTACCAATAACAACATGCAATAGGCTATGATTCAGTATTCAAATCACTGAACGGGCTCATGATATAATAATTATTGTGGACAGACAATATACTGCTGTGGCATTTGAATACTCAAAGAGTGTTATTAATTTTCTGTTGTAGATGGCATTATTGTTCCTGCCAGGACTGGCTCGTGTGGCCGTATGTGGCGGCACCCATGGAAACGAGCTGTCCGGTGTGTATGTGGTGCAGGAGATGGAGCGACAGCGGAAAGAGAAGGGAGAGTGCGCGTGGCCGATCCCCGTTAAAACTGTGCTGGCGAACCCACGGGCTGTGAAAGAGTGCAGAAGATACATTGACCAGGATATGAACCGCTGCTTCAACATAGCCACGCTGAGGTGAGATGTGGAAACTGCAGTTTGGAATGTTGGAACAGAGAAGGTTCTAAATTCTAGTCTAAAAGTCGGTTTGATTTGAATTTGGCCATCTCAACCATTTTATGACCACTGATGCAAACCAACCTAATAATACAACTTTTAAAGTTAGAAAAATACCTTTTCatcattcttatttatttagGGGTCCCTCTTAGTGTCTGTGGTGGTTATGGCCCTGAGTTAAGTTGACATGTCGTGCAGCACCACAAAAATGGCAAtgcaagtaaatatatttctacatGCAGAATATGTACTGCCTAGCTCTAAAATCCTGTTTTTTGCAGTTCTCCTATTACAGACAGCAGCCCATATGAAGTCCGGCGTGCTCAGGAACTGAACAAACTTCTGGGTCCGAAAGGATCCACAGATGCAATCGACTTGATCTGTGACCTTCATAACACCACGGCTAACATGGGCCTCACACTGATCCATTACACGACCAGTGACTGGGTGACTCTGCACATCTGCAAATACTTACAGGCAAGAACATCACAAGTGTGCTTCAATAAACACCATACTGGAAACTAAGGTCAGTCGTTCTCAACTGGTGGGAGGTTTGACCCAAATTTTGACAGACAACAAATGGGAAAAACAACTCCcccctgagaaaaaaaaactcaggggggcttcaagtaaatattttaggcCAGAGGGGTTTGACTGACAAATACCCAATATTCAATGCACTACAAATTATGGGTCCTGAAGGAAACCAGTTAAGAACCACTGACctaggtttttgtttttgtgccatTTTTGTGCCTGTGCACGTGTGTTTTGATGTTTTGTGTGTTGTCATGTACACATTTAAGACTAAGATAACCAAAGTGCCTGTGAGAGTGCTGGTACTGGATATCCCGATTAGTGATGCTTATTCCTTGGAGTCTGTGTCCAAGCATGGCTTTTGTAAGTGATGGTGATCATCTCATTGCATTCGTTTTGTGTGCTCAACCACAAATGCACATTCAGATGACCTGTGTTTCTGTAGCAATAGAGGTCGGGCCGCAGCCGCATGGTGTCGTCAGGGCTGACATCTATAGCATTATGAAAGAGGCCGTCGACTTGACAATAGACTGGATCCACAAATTCAACTCAGGTACTGTTAGACATAATCAGATGTGGTTTATATTTGTGTGTCGTAATTGTGTTTAATATCAAACTATGTTGTTTTCAGGAACGGTGTTTGAAGGCGGGGATGTGGAAGCCTTTGAGTTTATTAAAAGTGTTGATTATCCCAGAGATCCAGAGACTCGGAGTCTCACCGCTGCTATTCATCCTCAGCTGCAGGTGCCTGTCATGCTGCTATTTATTTACACAGAATCAGCATGGTCATATCCAGATGATAagaaaattaactttattttagaaccaggttttttttttttttgttatccatttttattacagtaatggCAAAGTATTCATTTATCATGGTAGTATGTATAATTTTGCATAATGTCTACATGCAAATTACAGAATGTCATAATGCAACACATTTAATGGGCttgaaaatattatacattttcttgaTGTTGGGTAAAATGTGACTTAGATATGTTTGTGAGACATACATCCCAAATCTgaactgtttttttattgttgtcattttgtttttctaGGACAGAGACTTCTGTCTCCTAAAGCGGGGAGAccctttgtttttgtcattttctggAGAAACTGTGAAGTATGAAGAAGAAGAGCCACTTCATCCTTACTTTATCAATGAAGCTGCCTACTATGAAAAGGAAATCGCTTTTCACTTGGGAAAAAAGATGACGCTGACAATTCCATCGGTGCAGGTGCAGAAAGACTGAAGGATGAGAAAGGAGAAGATATGAAACTCAGCATGATTACCAACACCAATCAGATGATTTTAAAAGAATGTCACTCAAATTATTTGAACAATGACTTGTAACTCAGGTACATTACACACTTGTTTGTAGCTATATGACAATGAAAGACTCATTTTGATCTGCTGCTAAATCACAAGCAACTTTGTTCTGGATGAAAAGATATTTATTGTGACCAGCAAAATGTTCACTTGACAGCAACGTGtacaaaactgtataaaaaagGCAAAACCATCTAAAGTATTTCAGACACCATCGTGATGATGTCACAGTGGGCTGTGGAGTGTGAGGTATCCTCTTGACTGTATTGCTCATATGTTGCTCTCGCCTGATTGCTTTAACAAAATTGAGCCTCTCAGTGGCTCGgaataaaagacaaaataaaaagcacattcaCTTGAACGAAATATGATCTCAAAATACTACAGCACACGGAATAAACCACATGACACAATGAATAAAGTGAAGCTGGATATGCACAGTGATGATTTTTACCACTGGTACAATTTTTGCACAATATACAATCTCAGTGAAATCTTGAGTAAAATCTAAAACGGACGCCACGTCATCAGATTTTTACATCATGACATATGTGAAGAATGACAGCAGTAACTGGATGTCCATAACATTTGACATTAAGCCGTTGCATTATTTTCACCAATATTATGAGTGTCAGTTTGCAAAGTATAACAAAAACAGCatgttggaaaaaaatcacataacGTGCACCAGCTAAATGGtttatatgaaacaaaaataagtaTAAACAACCACAAAATACTGGATTCTAAACAAAGTTACTAATCAACTGTAAACTACATAAAGAATACATTCTCAAAGAGAAACCATATTGTAAACAACAGAGGAAAACCAACGCATAGcactagaaaaaaattataaataagcaaacaaaatGATCAGGAAAACACAAAAGGCTCAAGTGGTTAATGATTTTGACGGATACAAACATTCAGTCTTTCAGGCCGAGACAAAACCCTATTGCATCTTGGGATTGCTACGCGCTAAAATGCAATCACATCAAGATGTAACCGAGTAGCTACAACACAggctaaaaaaaacacagaggTGTTACTTAAAACAAAAGAGAAGATGAAACTAAACCTAACTCGTTGAAATTAGTTTAGGTCAGCGGTTAAAGTGTGACTAAGGTGAAGCCCTGAATAACTACAGTTTAGTGTTTATAGATGCTTTTCTGTAGAGTCTGATTGGCTGTGGGTGAACACAGATGCTAACAGACTAGAGTAGTTGAAAAGTTATATAGTAGTAAGATCCTTCAAGGAATGAATATATTCACAGGAGAGTGTTATGGGTGGGGGCATTAGTTAATCTACTAACTTGTGTATTCTGGCTGTTTCCTTCATAATTTTAGCTTGGTTAGTGGTAAAAGCAGCTGCTGAAGAAACGTGGCTGTGTGCTTTCTATGAGAGCGGACGATCGCTTCGGTGACTCTATAGTCAGTCCTCTATTGCTTAGGCAACCCTGTAGGCTGTCATTCGAGTGTAGTGTTGGCGCTGGCTCCTCGCAGCCCATATGAAGAGCGCAGCAGCCATGATCTGCAGCGGTGACGAGACCAGGGCCAAAAACAAGGACCAGCCCGGAGAATAGTCCATACCCTCGGGCAGCTCGGATATTTCGTGTATCAAATGCATCCCCGCAAGGAAACAGCATACAGTGGCTATGGAACACAGGCCTGAGAAAACAAAAAACGTCAAATTATGACAATCTCTTTTTCTGGGTGTTGTGGAGATACAGGCATTAGCTGTTATTACGGTCTTACCGGCCAGCAGATGCAGCAGCCCTACAAACAGTGTGGGAGTGATACTGCGGCAAAGACAGGCGCACACCCCGACCAACGCCGCGAGAAACACCAGCCCCACGGAGACCAGCGGCAACAGGAACTGACACTTCCACAGGTCTGTGGACACAAACATTCAACACATCACGAAAAAGAGAAAATGGCAAAACATCCTTTTTCTTCTTGCACTGGTTAAGACATACTATATCATATTAGCAGCCGCAGTGAGCAACAatcattcatatataatatatgaatgaTTCTTACTTAAAAAAGGAAACA contains the following coding sequences:
- the LOC128020508 gene encoding N-acyl-aromatic-L-amino acid amidohydrolase (carboxylate-forming) B; protein product: MALLFLPGLARVAVCGGTHGNELSGVYVVQEMERQRKEKGECAWPIPVKTVLANPRAVKECRRYIDQDMNRCFNIATLSSPITDSSPYEVRRAQELNKLLGPKGSTDAIDLICDLHNTTANMGLTLIHYTTSDWVTLHICKYLQTKITKVPVRVLVLDIPISDAYSLESVSKHGFSIEVGPQPHGVVRADIYSIMKEAVDLTIDWIHKFNSGTVFEGGDVEAFEFIKSVDYPRDPETRSLTAAIHPQLQDRDFCLLKRGDPLFLSFSGETVKYEEEEPLHPYFINEAAYYEKEIAFHLGKKMTLTIPSVQVQKD